The following nucleotide sequence is from Chromobacterium rhizoryzae.
TCGTCTGCTGACCGGCCCGGACGACGCCGGCTTCTGCCGCCGCGTCAGCGAGGCGCTGGCCCTGGGCTACCGGCTGTACGGCTCGCCGGCGGCCACCTTCAACGGCGAGCGCGTCATCGTCGCCCAGGCGGTGCTGTGGCCGGGCGCGCAAGCCCAGGGAGGCGGCGATGCCGTGGAGTGATCTCTTGCAGGCGCTGGCCATCGTGCTGGTGTGGGGCGTCAACTTCGTGGTGATCAAATGGGGCGTGTCCGATGTGCCGCCCTTGCTGCTGGGCGGCCTGCGCTTCTGTCTGGCCGCGGTGCCGGCCTTGTTCTTCATCCGCCGGCCGGCGCTGCCGTGGCGCTATCTGCTGGCCTACGGCCTCAGCGTGGGCGTCGGCCAGTTCGCCTGCCTGTTCACCGCGATCAAGCTGGGCATGCCGGCCGGCCTCGCCTCGGTGGTGCTGCAATCGCAGGCCTTCTTCACCCTGATCCTGGCCGGGCTGTGGCTGCGCGAGCGCTGGCAGGCCAGTCAGATGGCCGGTCTGCTGCTGGCCCTGGGCGGCCTGGCGCTGATAGGCCTGAGCAAGGGCGGCAGCATGACGGCGGTGGGCCTGGGTCTGACCATCGCCGCCGCCTTCAGCTGGGCATTGTCCAATGTGGTGGTGAGGCAGATGGGCCGCGCCGGCTACAGCGTGCAGCCGCTGGGCCTGGTGGTGTGGTCCAGCCTGGTGCCGCCGATTCCGTTCTTCCTGCTGTCCTGGTGGCTGGAAGGGGGCGAGCGCATCGCCGCCGCCTTGGAGCATTTCACGCCGCAGGCGCTGTTCGCGGTGGCCTACCTGGCTTTTGTCGCCACTCTGTTTGGCTATGGCTTGTGGAGCCGGCTGCTGTCGCGCCATCCGGCCGGCAAGGTAGCGCCGTTTTCCCTGCTGGTGCCGGTGGTGGGCGTGCTGGCCTCGGGCCTGCTGCTGGGCGAGCGCCTGAACGCGCTGCAGGCGGCCGGCAGCCTGTTGTTGCTGGCCGGGCTGGCGGTGAACGTGTTCGGCGCGCGCTGGCTGGCGCGCCGGCGCGCGGGAGCGGCGACGCGTGGCGCTTGATATCTTTTTCGTACTGCCGCCCAATCTGCTGCTGGTGGATCT
It contains:
- a CDS encoding DUF1737 domain-containing protein, which gives rise to MQPTLPPDDMPVYRLLTGPDDAGFCRRVSEALALGYRLYGSPAATFNGERVIVAQAVLWPGAQAQGGGDAVE
- a CDS encoding EamA family transporter, encoding MPWSDLLQALAIVLVWGVNFVVIKWGVSDVPPLLLGGLRFCLAAVPALFFIRRPALPWRYLLAYGLSVGVGQFACLFTAIKLGMPAGLASVVLQSQAFFTLILAGLWLRERWQASQMAGLLLALGGLALIGLSKGGSMTAVGLGLTIAAAFSWALSNVVVRQMGRAGYSVQPLGLVVWSSLVPPIPFFLLSWWLEGGERIAAALEHFTPQALFAVAYLAFVATLFGYGLWSRLLSRHPAGKVAPFSLLVPVVGVLASGLLLGERLNALQAAGSLLLLAGLAVNVFGARWLARRRAGAATRGA